In Hymenobacter aquaticus, a single window of DNA contains:
- the selD gene encoding selenide, water dikinase SelD: MSSDTSSPATDQIRLTQYSHGAGCGCKIAPKVLDQILHTSIAQPEHEKLLVGNSSRDDAAVYDIGGGQAIISTTDFFMPIVDDAYDFGRIASANAISDVYAMGGRPVMAIAVLGWPIDKLAPEVARRVIEGSRSICAEAGIPLAGGHSIDSPEPIFGLAVTGMLDIKNLKQNDTATAGCELYLTKPLGVGMLTTSQKRGILLPEHEQIAPQSMMQLNKIGYDLGQLEAVRAMTDVTGFGLLGHLSEVCEGSNLTAEIDFGKVPLLAEAEQYRQQKAIPGGTVRNWDSYGHKIGEITEEQRQWLCDPQTSGGLLVCVEPGGRAQVQAVFEQYGLQLESFGTLRAHVAGEPWIEVK, translated from the coding sequence ATGTCTTCCGATACCTCCTCCCCCGCCACCGACCAGATTCGCCTGACCCAGTATAGCCACGGCGCGGGCTGCGGCTGCAAAATCGCGCCCAAGGTGCTCGACCAGATTCTGCACACCAGCATCGCCCAGCCCGAGCACGAGAAGCTGCTGGTGGGCAACAGCAGCCGCGACGACGCGGCCGTGTACGACATCGGCGGCGGGCAGGCCATCATCAGCACCACCGACTTCTTCATGCCCATCGTGGATGACGCCTACGATTTCGGGCGGATAGCGTCGGCCAACGCCATCAGCGACGTGTATGCCATGGGCGGGCGGCCGGTTATGGCTATTGCCGTGCTGGGCTGGCCCATCGACAAGCTGGCCCCCGAAGTGGCCCGCCGGGTGATTGAGGGCAGCCGCAGCATCTGCGCCGAGGCGGGCATCCCATTGGCCGGCGGCCACAGCATCGACTCGCCGGAGCCCATTTTCGGCCTGGCCGTGACCGGGATGCTCGACATCAAGAACCTGAAGCAGAACGACACGGCCACGGCCGGCTGCGAGCTGTATTTGACCAAGCCCCTGGGCGTGGGCATGCTGACGACCTCGCAGAAGCGCGGCATTCTGCTCCCCGAGCACGAGCAGATTGCCCCCCAGAGCATGATGCAGCTCAACAAGATCGGCTACGACCTGGGCCAATTGGAGGCCGTGCGGGCCATGACCGACGTGACGGGCTTCGGCCTGCTGGGTCACCTCTCGGAGGTGTGCGAAGGCAGCAACCTGACCGCCGAAATCGACTTCGGCAAGGTGCCGCTGCTGGCCGAGGCCGAGCAGTACCGCCAGCAAAAGGCCATTCCGGGCGGCACGGTGCGCAACTGGGACAGCTACGGCCACAAGATCGGCGAGATTACTGAGGAGCAGCGCCAGTGGCTCTGCGACCCCCAGACCTCGGGCGGCCTGCTGGTGTGCGTGGAGCCCGGCGGCCGGGCCCAGGTGCAGGCCGTGTTCGAGCAGTATGGCTTGCAGCTCGAATCGTTTGGCACGCTGCGGGCCCACGTTGCCGGGGAGCCCTGGATTGAGGTGAAGTAG